Proteins from one Streptosporangium becharense genomic window:
- a CDS encoding MarR family winged helix-turn-helix transcriptional regulator produces the protein MTEDPVDRIVQQWQRERPDLEPSPMGIFGRIYRIARLMGDRMEAVYGSYGIGRGEFDVLATLRRAGEPYTLSPGAMTATLMLTSGGMTGRLDRLERAGLIARSPDPDDRRALRVSLTSEGLRLIDEAVAAGLGPQHETLAVLSPERRELLAGLLRDVLGELERPRGGAAR, from the coding sequence ATGACGGAGGACCCGGTCGACCGGATCGTGCAGCAGTGGCAGCGGGAACGACCGGATCTGGAGCCATCCCCGATGGGGATCTTCGGGCGGATCTACCGCATAGCCCGTCTCATGGGCGACCGGATGGAGGCGGTCTACGGGTCCTACGGCATCGGCCGTGGCGAGTTCGACGTCCTCGCCACACTCCGCCGAGCCGGTGAGCCGTACACGCTGTCCCCGGGCGCGATGACCGCCACGCTCATGCTGACCTCAGGCGGTATGACAGGGCGGCTGGACCGGCTGGAACGGGCGGGGCTGATCGCCCGCAGCCCCGATCCCGATGATCGCCGAGCGTTGCGCGTCAGCCTGACCTCCGAGGGGCTGCGGCTCATCGACGAGGCCGTGGCCGCAGGGCTGGGTCCACAGCATGAGACGCTGGCGGTGCTCTCGCCGGAGAGGCGGGAACTCCTGGCCGGCTTGCTCAGGGACGTGCTCGGAGAGCTTGAGCGGCCTCGGGGCGGCGCGGCCCGGTGA
- the hrcA gene encoding heat-inducible transcriptional repressor HrcA codes for MVDDRKLAVLRAIVEDYVSTNEPVGSKALTERHNLGVSPATIRNDMAVLEEQGYIAQPHTSAGRVPTDKGYRLFVDRLSQVKPLSSAERRAIESFLAGAVDIDDVVTRTVRLLAQLTRQVAVVQYPTMSNSTVRHVELVPLSERRLMFVLITNTGRVEQRVIELPDAVDDNRVAHLRAVLNASLDGCGLTSVPDRVADLPGRLPPEDRPLATTILSVLLESLVERRDEKIVFAGAANLAGGDFTVGLREVLEALEEQVVLMRLLDETAGQSSVTVRIGSENPYTGLRGTSIVAAGYGSGDKQLARLGVLGPTRMDYPVTMGAVRAVARYVSQILAAS; via the coding sequence TTGGTCGACGACCGGAAGCTCGCCGTGCTGCGCGCCATCGTCGAGGACTACGTGTCCACCAACGAACCGGTGGGGTCCAAGGCTCTCACGGAGCGGCACAACCTGGGCGTGTCGCCGGCGACCATCCGCAACGACATGGCGGTGCTGGAGGAGCAGGGCTACATCGCCCAGCCCCACACCAGCGCGGGCCGGGTGCCCACCGACAAGGGCTACCGGCTCTTCGTCGACAGGCTCTCACAGGTGAAGCCGCTGTCGAGCGCCGAGCGGAGGGCCATCGAGAGCTTCCTCGCCGGCGCGGTGGACATCGACGACGTCGTCACGCGCACGGTGCGGTTGCTGGCCCAGCTCACCCGGCAGGTCGCGGTGGTGCAGTACCCCACGATGAGCAACTCGACGGTACGGCACGTCGAGCTGGTGCCGCTGAGCGAGCGCCGGCTGATGTTCGTGCTCATCACCAACACCGGCCGGGTCGAGCAGCGCGTGATCGAACTGCCCGACGCCGTGGACGACAACCGCGTCGCCCACCTGCGGGCGGTGCTCAACGCGTCGCTCGACGGCTGCGGGCTCACCAGCGTTCCCGACAGGGTCGCCGACCTGCCCGGCCGCCTGCCCCCCGAAGACCGGCCGCTGGCGACCACGATCCTCTCGGTGTTGCTGGAGTCACTGGTGGAGCGGCGCGACGAGAAAATCGTCTTCGCCGGGGCGGCCAACCTCGCCGGAGGCGACTTCACCGTCGGGCTCCGCGAGGTCCTGGAGGCACTGGAGGAGCAGGTCGTGCTCATGCGGCTGCTCGACGAGACCGCCGGCCAGTCGTCGGTGACGGTGCGGATCGGCTCGGAGAACCCCTACACCGGGCTCCGGGGCACGTCCATCGTCGCCGCCGGGTACGGTTCGGGGGACAAGCAACTGGCCCGGCTCGGTGTGCTGGGTCCGACGCGAATGGATTATCCGGTCACGATGGGCGCGGTGCGCGCGGTGGCACGCTACGTCAGCCAGATCCTGGCTGCATCCTAA
- a CDS encoding DUF4870 domain-containing protein, producing the protein MSEHPETSPADDQARRAGEPSPGHTQFGHPQSGHTQPGQSYGYGYGGPVQDPGHPAGPGHTQPNQGFQDYGQPGQGHTQQNQGYTQPGQGFQGHTQPGQGYPQANQGYDAQPSYDAGGYGAYQSGYPQPDPYAQPASYGYGYGQQAPAGGYGPRPGSDDTTMAMIAHLLGLLTSFLGPLVIYLMRKDDSPYVRDQAAEALNFQITLMIAYFVSMFLAFLLIGFLLFPLVWIGSLVFTVMAAVAANRGDRYRYPMNIRFVS; encoded by the coding sequence ATGAGCGAGCATCCCGAAACCTCACCGGCGGACGACCAGGCACGCCGCGCCGGCGAGCCGTCGCCCGGCCACACCCAGTTCGGCCACCCCCAGTCCGGTCACACCCAGCCCGGCCAGAGCTACGGCTACGGCTACGGCGGACCGGTCCAGGATCCCGGGCACCCCGCCGGGCCGGGCCACACCCAGCCGAACCAGGGGTTCCAGGATTACGGGCAGCCGGGCCAGGGCCACACCCAGCAGAATCAGGGCTACACCCAACCGGGCCAGGGGTTCCAGGGCCACACCCAGCCGGGCCAGGGCTACCCCCAGGCGAACCAGGGCTACGATGCCCAGCCCTCCTACGACGCGGGCGGTTACGGTGCCTACCAGTCCGGATACCCGCAGCCCGACCCGTACGCCCAGCCGGCGAGCTACGGCTACGGCTACGGCCAGCAGGCGCCCGCCGGAGGGTACGGCCCCCGGCCCGGCAGCGATGACACCACCATGGCGATGATCGCCCACCTGCTGGGCCTGCTGACCTCCTTCCTCGGACCGCTGGTGATCTACCTCATGAGGAAGGACGACTCCCCCTACGTGCGCGACCAGGCGGCCGAGGCGCTGAACTTCCAGATCACACTGATGATCGCCTACTTCGTCTCGATGTTCCTCGCGTTCCTGCTCATCGGCTTCCTGCTGTTCCCCCTCGTCTGGATCGGGTCGCTCGTCTTCACGGTCATGGCCGCGGTGGCGGCCAACCGGGGAGACAGGTACCGCTATCCGATGAACATCCGTTTCGTCAGCTGA
- a CDS encoding glycoside hydrolase family 18 protein: protein MQRLLRHVIAVTLATGLAALSAPAPAQAASGHGDRFKRVAYFIQWGVYARDYHVKDMDTSGAAGKVTHINYAFGFVDAAGDCVSADAWADWQRPVPAEQSVDGVADAEGQALNGNLNQLRKLKAKHPGLKVLISLGGWTGSKYFSDAVLTPEGRARLATSCIDLWLRGNLPGTAPGTGAGVFDGIDLDWEWPGSAGAEGNVIRPEDKRNFTLFVTELRRQMNEFDRRTELTAFLPAAAAKIDAGFEVRDVFRQLTFATIQGYDLHGTWETVTGHNGNLFTDRHDPNPVKYSVDQTVRDYLARGAPARKLVVGVPAYGQGWTGVTGGRNGLYGTATGPAPGTHAPGSEDYEVLAKKPGKRYRDLRTGSLWLYDGNEFWSYDDPASLVQKAAYIRLKGLGGSMLWSVDQDDAKASLTSALYGVLR, encoded by the coding sequence GTGCAGAGACTCCTCCGTCATGTGATCGCGGTGACCCTCGCCACAGGTCTCGCGGCGCTGTCCGCCCCCGCCCCCGCCCAGGCCGCCTCCGGCCACGGCGACCGTTTCAAACGGGTCGCCTACTTCATCCAGTGGGGCGTCTACGCCCGCGACTACCACGTCAAGGACATGGACACCAGCGGCGCCGCCGGCAAGGTCACCCACATCAACTACGCCTTCGGCTTCGTGGACGCCGCGGGCGACTGCGTCTCCGCCGACGCGTGGGCCGACTGGCAGCGCCCGGTGCCCGCCGAGCAGAGCGTCGACGGCGTCGCGGACGCCGAGGGACAGGCGCTGAACGGCAACCTGAACCAGCTGAGAAAGCTCAAGGCCAAGCACCCCGGACTCAAGGTGCTGATCTCGCTCGGCGGCTGGACCGGCTCGAAGTACTTCTCCGACGCGGTGCTCACCCCCGAGGGACGTGCCAGGCTGGCCACCTCCTGCATCGACCTGTGGCTTCGGGGCAACCTGCCCGGCACCGCACCCGGCACCGGCGCGGGCGTCTTCGACGGCATCGACCTCGACTGGGAATGGCCGGGCTCGGCCGGCGCCGAGGGCAACGTCATCCGGCCCGAGGACAAGCGCAACTTCACCCTGTTCGTCACCGAACTGCGCCGTCAGATGAACGAGTTCGACCGGCGCACCGAACTGACCGCCTTCCTGCCGGCCGCGGCGGCGAAGATCGACGCGGGCTTCGAGGTCCGCGACGTGTTCAGGCAGCTCACCTTCGCCACCATCCAGGGCTACGACCTGCACGGTACGTGGGAGACCGTCACCGGCCACAACGGCAACCTGTTCACCGACCGGCACGACCCCAACCCGGTGAAGTACAGCGTGGACCAGACCGTCCGCGACTACCTGGCACGCGGCGCCCCGGCCAGGAAGCTCGTGGTCGGCGTCCCGGCGTACGGGCAGGGCTGGACCGGTGTCACCGGCGGCAGGAACGGCCTGTACGGAACCGCCACCGGTCCCGCGCCGGGCACCCACGCCCCCGGCAGCGAAGACTACGAGGTCCTCGCGAAGAAGCCCGGCAAGCGCTACCGCGACCTGCGCACCGGCTCCCTCTGGCTCTACGACGGCAACGAGTTCTGGTCCTACGACGACCCGGCCTCGCTGGTCCAGAAGGCCGCGTACATCCGGCTGAAGGGGCTCGGCGGCTCCATGCTGTGGTCCGTCGACCAGGACGACGCCAAAGCCTCGCTCACCTCGGCGCTCTACGGCGTCCTGCGCTGA
- the dnaJ gene encoding molecular chaperone DnaJ: MAKSDYYGTLGVRRDASPEEIKKAYRRLARELHPDVNPDPETQERFKEITQAYEVLSDSGKRQMYDMGADPFSPGGGAGGFGAGFPFSDIMDAFFGAAGAGGGRGPRSRARRGRNATIRVELDLNETAFGTTRELVVDTAVVCEVCSGAGAAPGTHPDTCDMCHGRGEVSQVTRSFLGQVMTSRPCPQCGGFGSIIRHPCQECSGDGRVRTRRTIKVRIPAGVEDGTHIQLAGEGEVGPGGGPPGDLFLEIVERPHEIFERRGDDLHCTVQIPMTAAALGTTLTMETLDGAEELDIRPGTQSGQTIPLYGRGVQRLNETGRGDLMIHVNVETPTRLDAAQEELLRELSRLRGEERPPGRFAPGQQSFFSRLRDAFNGR, encoded by the coding sequence GTGGCTAAGAGCGACTACTACGGCACCCTCGGGGTGCGCCGCGACGCCAGTCCGGAAGAGATCAAGAAGGCGTACCGCCGCCTGGCGCGCGAACTGCATCCCGACGTCAACCCCGACCCCGAGACGCAGGAGCGCTTCAAGGAGATCACGCAGGCCTACGAGGTCCTGTCCGACTCCGGCAAGCGCCAGATGTACGACATGGGGGCCGACCCCTTCTCCCCGGGCGGCGGCGCCGGCGGGTTCGGAGCGGGTTTCCCGTTCAGCGACATCATGGACGCCTTCTTCGGCGCCGCGGGTGCCGGCGGAGGCCGCGGCCCGCGCTCCCGGGCCCGTCGTGGCCGCAACGCCACCATCAGGGTCGAGCTCGACCTGAACGAGACGGCCTTCGGCACCACGCGTGAGCTGGTCGTCGACACCGCCGTGGTCTGCGAGGTCTGCTCGGGCGCCGGGGCCGCTCCCGGCACCCACCCCGACACCTGTGACATGTGCCACGGCCGCGGCGAGGTCTCGCAGGTCACCCGCTCCTTCCTCGGGCAGGTCATGACCTCCCGGCCGTGCCCCCAGTGCGGCGGCTTCGGGTCGATCATCCGTCACCCCTGCCAGGAGTGCTCCGGCGACGGCCGGGTCCGCACCCGGCGGACGATCAAGGTCCGTATCCCGGCCGGCGTCGAGGACGGCACCCACATTCAGCTCGCGGGCGAGGGCGAGGTCGGCCCGGGGGGCGGCCCTCCCGGCGATCTGTTCCTGGAGATCGTCGAGCGTCCGCACGAGATCTTCGAACGTCGCGGCGACGACCTGCACTGCACCGTGCAGATTCCCATGACCGCGGCGGCCCTCGGCACCACGCTGACCATGGAGACGCTCGACGGCGCCGAGGAGCTGGACATCCGGCCCGGCACGCAGTCGGGGCAGACGATCCCCCTCTACGGCCGGGGCGTGCAGCGTCTCAACGAGACCGGCCGCGGTGACCTGATGATCCACGTCAACGTGGAGACCCCCACCCGCCTCGACGCGGCCCAGGAGGAACTGCTGCGGGAGCTGTCCCGGCTCCGTGGCGAGGAGCGACCGCCCGGCAGGTTCGCCCCCGGCCAGCAGAGCTTCTTCTCCCGGCTGCGGGACGCCTTCAATGGTCGCTGA
- the lepA gene encoding translation elongation factor 4: MRIQPGQTDPAVIRNFCIIAHIDHGKSTLADRMLQITGVVDDRSMRAQYLDRMDIERERGITIKSQAVRLPWKVGDTEYVLNMIDTPGHVDFTYEVSRSLQACEGAILLVDAAQGIEAQTLANLYLAMNADMTIIPVLNKIDLPAAQPEKYAAEIAHLIGCEPEDVLKVSGKTGVGVRELLDHVVASVPAPVGDAEAPARALIFDSVYDTYRGVITYVRVVDGHLGRRERILMMSTTAAHETLEIGVISPEPKIADRGLGVGEVGYLITGVKDVRQSRVGDTVTSVARPAAEALGGYEHPKPMVFSGLYPIDGDDYPELREALDKLQLNDAALVYEPETSAALGFGFRCGFLGLLHMEIVRERLEREFNLSLISTAPNVVYRVIMEDGKEVTVTNPSEFPTGKVDKVFEPVVKSTVLVPSEFIGAIMELCQNRRGNLQGMDYLSEDRVEIRYTMPLGEIIFDFFDQLKSRTRGYASLDYEPFGEQESELVKVDILLQGEAVDAFSAIVHKDKAYAYGVEMAKKLRELIPRQQFEVPIQAAIGARVIARENIRAIRKDVLAKCYGGDISRKRKLLEKQKEGKKRMKMVGRVEVPQEAFVAALSTESSADKAKK; this comes from the coding sequence GTGCGCATTCAGCCTGGCCAGACCGATCCCGCGGTGATCCGCAACTTCTGCATCATCGCGCATATCGACCACGGAAAGTCGACCCTCGCCGACCGCATGTTGCAGATCACCGGTGTGGTCGACGACCGCTCCATGCGTGCCCAGTATCTCGACCGGATGGACATCGAGCGCGAGCGCGGCATCACCATCAAGTCGCAGGCGGTCCGGCTGCCGTGGAAGGTCGGCGACACCGAGTACGTCCTCAACATGATCGACACGCCCGGCCACGTCGACTTCACCTACGAGGTCTCCCGGTCGCTGCAGGCGTGCGAGGGTGCGATCCTGCTCGTCGACGCCGCGCAGGGCATCGAGGCGCAGACCCTGGCCAACCTCTACCTGGCCATGAACGCCGACATGACGATCATTCCGGTCCTCAACAAGATCGACCTTCCCGCGGCCCAGCCGGAGAAGTACGCCGCGGAGATCGCGCACCTCATCGGCTGCGAGCCGGAGGACGTGCTGAAGGTCTCCGGCAAGACCGGTGTGGGCGTCCGCGAGCTGCTGGACCACGTGGTCGCCAGCGTCCCAGCGCCGGTCGGCGACGCCGAGGCGCCCGCCCGCGCGCTGATCTTCGACTCGGTGTACGACACCTACCGCGGTGTGATCACCTACGTCCGGGTCGTCGACGGCCACCTGGGCAGGCGCGAGCGCATCCTGATGATGTCCACCACCGCGGCCCACGAGACGCTGGAGATCGGCGTCATCTCGCCGGAGCCGAAGATCGCCGACAGGGGGCTGGGCGTCGGCGAGGTGGGTTACCTGATCACCGGCGTGAAGGACGTCCGCCAGTCGCGGGTCGGCGACACGGTGACCTCCGTCGCGCGACCGGCGGCAGAGGCCCTCGGCGGCTACGAGCACCCCAAGCCGATGGTCTTCTCCGGCCTCTACCCGATCGACGGCGACGACTACCCCGAGCTCCGCGAGGCCCTGGACAAGCTCCAGCTCAACGACGCCGCCCTGGTCTACGAGCCGGAGACCTCCGCGGCGCTGGGCTTCGGCTTCCGCTGCGGCTTCCTCGGCCTGCTCCACATGGAGATCGTGCGTGAGCGCCTGGAGCGGGAGTTCAACCTCTCGCTCATCTCCACCGCGCCCAACGTGGTCTACCGGGTGATCATGGAGGACGGCAAGGAGGTCACGGTCACCAACCCGTCGGAGTTCCCCACCGGCAAGGTGGACAAGGTCTTCGAGCCGGTGGTGAAGTCGACCGTGCTGGTCCCGTCCGAGTTCATCGGGGCGATCATGGAGCTCTGCCAGAACCGCCGCGGCAACCTCCAGGGCATGGACTACCTGTCCGAGGACCGCGTCGAGATCCGCTACACCATGCCGCTCGGCGAGATCATCTTCGACTTCTTCGACCAGCTCAAGTCCCGCACCCGGGGCTACGCCTCGCTCGACTACGAGCCCTTCGGCGAGCAGGAGTCCGAGCTGGTCAAGGTCGACATCCTGCTCCAGGGCGAGGCCGTCGACGCCTTCAGCGCCATCGTCCACAAGGACAAGGCGTACGCCTACGGCGTCGAGATGGCCAAGAAGCTGCGCGAGCTCATCCCGAGGCAGCAGTTCGAGGTGCCGATCCAGGCCGCCATCGGCGCCCGGGTCATCGCCCGGGAGAACATCCGCGCCATCCGCAAGGACGTCCTCGCCAAGTGCTACGGCGGTGACATCTCCCGTAAGCGCAAGCTGCTGGAGAAGCAGAAGGAGGGCAAGAAGCGGATGAAGATGGTCGGCCGTGTCGAGGTGCCGCAGGAGGCGTTCGTCGCGGCGCTGTCCACCGAGTCCTCCGCCGACAAGGCCAAGAAGTAG
- the rpsT gene encoding 30S ribosomal protein S20, which produces MANIKSQIKRNRQNEKARLRNKAVKSSLKTAIRKFREAAEQGNVDEALVLQRAAARQLDKAASKGVIHKNQAANRKSAIAQRVAALSVAK; this is translated from the coding sequence GTGGCGAACATCAAGTCCCAGATCAAGCGCAACCGGCAGAACGAGAAGGCCCGGCTGCGTAACAAGGCTGTCAAGTCCTCCCTCAAGACGGCCATCCGCAAGTTCCGCGAGGCCGCCGAGCAGGGCAACGTCGACGAGGCCCTGGTGCTCCAGCGCGCCGCCGCCCGCCAGCTCGACAAGGCCGCCAGCAAGGGCGTCATCCACAAGAACCAGGCCGCCAACCGCAAGTCGGCGATCGCCCAGCGCGTGGCCGCCCTGTCGGTCGCCAAGTAG
- the hemW gene encoding radical SAM family heme chaperone HemW gives MPSTLPDGDPVPASGELPASALEGLGGRPFGFYVHVPFCVTRCGYCDFNTYTAAELGPGASRKDYADTAIDEVRRARANLGEADLPVETVFFGGGTPTLLPAADLVRILDAIGEEFGLAPGAEVTTEANPESVDPAYLAELRAGGFNRVSFGMQSAREHVLRVLDRRHTPGRPARAVREARDAGFDHVNLDLIYSTPGESDDDWRASLSAAIEAGPDHVSAYSLIVEEGTALAARVRRGELAMPDDDVAADRYLIADAMLAEAGFEWYEVSNWATSEAGRCRHNLLYWTGGDWWGVGPGAHSHVGGTRWWNVKHPAAYARRLAAGVSPAHAREVLTPQDRAVERLMLELRLVRGFPVRDLERPPVVARALADGLLETEAFKDGRAVLTLRGRLLADALIRDLT, from the coding sequence GTGCCATCCACACTTCCCGACGGGGACCCCGTACCGGCCTCGGGCGAGCTTCCGGCGAGCGCGCTCGAAGGGCTCGGCGGACGTCCCTTCGGCTTCTACGTCCACGTCCCCTTCTGCGTGACCCGCTGCGGCTACTGCGATTTCAACACCTACACGGCCGCCGAGCTGGGACCCGGCGCGTCGCGGAAGGACTACGCGGACACCGCGATCGACGAGGTGCGGCGGGCGCGGGCCAACCTCGGGGAGGCGGACCTGCCGGTCGAGACCGTGTTCTTCGGCGGCGGCACCCCGACCCTGCTGCCCGCTGCGGACCTGGTCCGGATCCTGGACGCGATCGGCGAGGAGTTCGGGCTCGCCCCGGGGGCGGAGGTGACCACCGAGGCCAACCCCGAGTCGGTCGATCCCGCCTACCTGGCCGAGCTGCGCGCCGGCGGGTTCAACCGGGTGAGCTTCGGCATGCAGAGTGCCCGCGAGCACGTGCTGCGGGTGCTCGACCGCCGGCACACTCCCGGTCGTCCGGCGCGGGCCGTCCGGGAGGCCAGGGACGCGGGGTTCGACCACGTCAACCTCGACCTGATCTACAGCACGCCGGGGGAGAGCGACGACGACTGGCGTGCCTCGCTGTCCGCCGCGATCGAGGCGGGGCCCGACCACGTGTCGGCGTACTCGCTCATCGTGGAGGAGGGCACCGCGCTGGCGGCCAGGGTCAGGCGGGGCGAGCTCGCCATGCCCGACGACGACGTGGCCGCCGACCGCTATCTCATCGCCGACGCGATGCTGGCCGAGGCGGGATTCGAGTGGTACGAGGTCTCGAACTGGGCGACCTCGGAGGCCGGGCGCTGCCGGCACAACCTGCTCTACTGGACCGGTGGCGACTGGTGGGGGGTCGGCCCCGGAGCCCACAGCCACGTCGGCGGCACCCGCTGGTGGAACGTCAAGCACCCCGCGGCGTACGCCCGGCGCCTGGCCGCCGGGGTCTCGCCCGCGCACGCGCGTGAGGTGCTGACCCCGCAGGACAGGGCGGTGGAACGGCTGATGCTGGAGCTGCGGCTCGTCCGGGGCTTCCCGGTGCGGGATCTCGAACGGCCCCCGGTGGTCGCCCGCGCGCTGGCCGACGGCCTGCTGGAGACCGAGGCGTTCAAGGACGGCCGCGCGGTGCTCACGCTACGCGGCCGGCTACTGGCCGACGCCCTGATCCGCGACCTCACCTGA
- a CDS encoding DUF3097 domain-containing protein produces the protein MYERDVLAGDWRRPLKGKIPQVPAELDLVVEDADGGFCGAVVACDKEAVTLEDRFGRRRVFPLEPAAFLLEGKVVTLVRPAAAPRAPRRSASGSIAVEGLRARVAQESRIYVEGVHDAALVEKVWGHDLRVEGVVVEYLEGVDHLPSIVEEFGPGPGRRLGVLVDHLVPGSKESRIAARVSSPHVLVVGHPFVDVWQAVKPRTLGIAAWPSVPRGIPWKEGVIAALGWDAEPGDAWRSILGAVTTYADLEPELLGPVEELIDFVTAPDEDH, from the coding sequence ATGTACGAGCGTGACGTTCTGGCGGGAGACTGGCGGCGTCCCCTGAAAGGGAAGATCCCTCAGGTTCCCGCGGAGCTCGACCTGGTGGTCGAGGATGCCGACGGCGGCTTCTGCGGCGCCGTGGTGGCGTGCGACAAGGAGGCCGTCACCCTGGAGGACCGGTTCGGGCGCCGGCGGGTGTTCCCGCTGGAGCCCGCCGCGTTCCTCCTGGAGGGCAAAGTGGTCACACTCGTGCGGCCGGCCGCCGCGCCGCGCGCGCCGCGGCGCAGCGCCTCGGGTTCCATCGCGGTGGAGGGCCTGCGCGCGCGGGTCGCCCAGGAGAGCCGGATCTACGTGGAGGGCGTGCACGACGCCGCGCTCGTGGAGAAGGTCTGGGGTCACGACCTGCGGGTCGAGGGGGTGGTCGTGGAGTATCTGGAAGGCGTCGACCACCTGCCCTCGATCGTCGAGGAGTTCGGCCCCGGGCCGGGCCGGCGCCTGGGCGTGCTCGTCGACCACCTGGTGCCCGGCTCGAAGGAGAGCAGGATCGCCGCCCGGGTCTCCTCACCCCACGTGCTGGTCGTCGGGCATCCCTTCGTGGACGTGTGGCAGGCGGTCAAGCCCCGTACGCTCGGCATCGCGGCCTGGCCGTCGGTGCCGCGCGGCATACCCTGGAAAGAGGGTGTCATCGCCGCCCTGGGCTGGGACGCCGAACCTGGCGACGCATGGCGCAGCATTCTTGGAGCAGTCACGACATATGCCGACCTGGAGCCGGAACTCCTCGGCCCGGTCGAAGAGCTGATCGACTTCGTGACGGCTCCCGATGAAGATCATTGA